DNA from Algisphaera agarilytica:
GCACTTTCGACAATTCCGGCCAAACCCTTGGGAAAGATGACGGTTACCAGGATGAACACGCCGCCCAGCGCGAACAGCCAGAGTTCGGGGAACTGTTCGGAAAAGTAGGTCCGGCCGTAGGAGACCACCAGCGTGCCATAGACCGCGCCGATCAACGACATACGGCCGCCGACCGCACAGAAAATCACCATGTAGATGGAGGGCTCGATCGTGACGAGCTTGGGCGACATAAAGCCGACGTTCATCACGAACAACCCGCCGCCGAGCGCCGACATCGCCGCCGCGATACAGAAGATAAACGTCTTAAAGCTGGCCACGTCGTAACCCGAGAAGCGGACACGGTCCTCGGTATCCCGCAACGCCACCAGCAGCTTCCCGAGCTTGGAAGTTAGGATCAGCCGGCCGAGGATGATGCAGACCCCGATCATGATGACGGTGATGAAGTACACCAACCGCTGACCGGTCCAGTGTTCGCCGTTCATGAAGTCCCAGCCCAGAAGGGTGCGGAGGTCGGTGATGCCGTTGATCCCCCCGGTCCAGCCCTGGCGGGTAACAAAGAGCAGCTCCATGATCCAGCAGAGTGCCTGGGTGATGATGGCGAAGTACACCCCGCTCACCCGCCGCTTGAACATGGCCACGCCGATGATGTAGGCCAGTACCGTGGGGATTAGGAACATTAGGGCGAGGGTCAACGGGAAGTTCTTAAACGGGTACCAGAACCACGGCAGTTCGGTGATCTGGTTCCAGTCCATGAAGTCGGGCAAGCCAACGGTGGTGAGCGCGTTGATCTGGTCGGTGCCTGCTTCGTTGGCGATGTTGCGGGCGGCTTCCAACTTTAAGAACGCGGCCATGCAGTACCCGCCGAGGCCCCAGAACACGCCTTGCCCGAGGCTGAGGATGCCGCCGTAGCCCCAACAAAGCACCAAGGCGATGGCCACGAAGGCGAGGCTGAGGTACCGACCCATCAGGTTGAGACGGAAGGTGTCGAGGAAGATCGGGAAGATGATAAGCAGCAGCGCTGCCAATACGAGCATGCCGATCAAGCCGGATCGCCCGCCGAGGGCTTTTTCGTAGATTAAAGATTTCAAAGCGTAATCCTTACAGTTGGGTGGGAATCGTCGTTTCTTCAAACGTCTTAAAACGGGAGCCTTGCATCCCTACGAACTACAGGTTCATTTACGGTTTACGGATCTTGGAGACCACCAGGCCCTGCGGACGGAGCATTAGGATGCCGACCACGGTGAGCAGGATGAAGACCTTGGCCAACACGCCGTCGAGGAAGAACTCGAGGATCGATTGAGCCTGGGCGATGGAGAAGGCCGCGAGGATCGTGCCGATCAGGCTGCCCGCTCCGCCGAAGACCACGACGATGAACGTATCGACGATGTAGAGCGAACCCGCCGACGGCGACACCGACCCGATGGTGGTGAAGGCCGCCCCGGCGATACCCGCGATGCCGCAGCCCAGGGCGAACGTCATGCGGTCGGTCCGCTTGGTGTTGATGCCGGTCGCCGCAGCCATCTCACGGTTCTGTACGGTGGCACGGACCCGCAGCCCCCAGCGGGAACGCGCCATCAGCAGCCACACCAGGACCGTCATGAAGATCGATGTCCCCAGCAGAAACATGCCGTTGATCGGGATGTCGACCATATCGCTGGCCGCCCACGATCCCATCAGCCAGTCCGGCATAACCGCACTGTCTTCGCGGGCCCCGAATGTGAGTCGGAAGATCTGCTGCAGGATCATGCTCAAGCCCCAGGTCGCCAACAAGGTGTCGAGCGGACGCTTGTATAGGAAGCGGATAAAGCCGATCTCCACGAGGTACCCCATGAGGAACGCCACGCCAAACGCAGCGAGCATCGCAAACGGGAAGTAGTAGGGCAGGAACCCCGGGGCGCTTTCGACCGCCCAGTCGGAGATGAACACAGTGGTGTACGCCCCGATCGTAAGGAACTCGCCGTGGGCCATGTTGATCACCTTCATCTGGCCGAAGATGATCGCCAGCCCCAAGGCCATCAGCAGGAACACCGAGAACATGCTGAGGCCCGAGAAGCCCTGCATGATGAAGATCGCGCGGATCTCCTCGCCGGTGTAGCCCTCAAACATTGAAATAAACGCCAAAAGTTCCATCTATAGACTCCGTGAAAAGCGGGTGCGTTTCGAAAGCGGGGCGACGCGGTGGGCCTCGCCCGGCTGGGCTGGACGGATCGATAGAACACGTCGTTCTCACGATCGCTCCAGCGTGTTTCTCCCCCCAGGGCGCCCTCCCCCGTCCCAGCCGGAGGGGACGAGGAAGGACTGGTCGGTCTTACGCAAAGGCTCCATCACGCAAGACCAATTGCCTTGGATTTATTTGTAACCTTCGGGGAAGGGGTTGGGCTCGATGAGCTCGGGCGATTCGGCGATCACCTCGAACTGACCGTTGGCGAGCATCTTGCCGATACGGGCCTTCGACCAAAGGTGGTTGTTCGTATCGTGGATACGGACGTAGCCTTCGGGCGCTTCCTTGAACTCCACACCACCCGAGGCGGCGGAAATCGCATCGATGTCGAAGCTGCCTGCTTTTTCAACAGTCGCCTTCCACAGCCAGGGGCCGAGATAAGCGGCCTGGGTCACGTCACCGATGACGGAGTCGCTGCCCCACATTTCCTTGAACGCGGCAACGAACTTCTTGTTGTTTTCGTTGTCGAGGCTCTGGAAGTACTTCATGCAGGCGTAGAAGCCTTCGACGTTCGCGCCGCCGATGCCGAGGATCTCGTCTTCGGTGGTCGAAATGGTCAGGAGGATCTGTCCACGCTTCGCAAGGGAATCAGCGGTGATACCCGCCGCGTTGAGCTGCTTGTACCAGGCCACGTTCGAGCCACCCACGATGATGGAATAGATGCAGTCGGGCTTCTTCAGCTTGACTTTGTTGATCAGCGAACCGAACTGGGTGTGACCCAGGGGGTAGTACTCTTCACCGACAACCTTGCAGCCTTTCAGGAAGCGCTCGATGTGGATACGAGCGATCTTGTTGGAGGTGCGCGGCCAGATGTAGTCCGAGCCGATGAGGAAGAAGGTCTTGGCACCTTTTTCTTCGTGGGCCCAGTCCAGGCCCCAGAGGATCTGTTGGGTGGCTTCCTGGCCGGTGTAGATCACGTTCTTCGAGGCCTCGAGGCCTTCGTAGAAGGTGGGGTAGTACAGCATGCCGTTCTCTTTCTCGAAGATCGGCAGCACCGCTTTACGCGACGCCGAGGTCCAGCAGCCGAACACGGTGCCGACCTTGTCGCTGACCAGGAGTTTCCGGGCTTTTTCGGCGAAGGTGGGCCAGTCGCTGGCGCCGTCTTCCTGGATGATCTCGATCTTTCGGCCGAGCACACCGCCCATGTCGTTGATCTGTTTGATCGCAAGACGTTCGGCCTCGACCGAACCGGTCTCGGAGATCGCCATCGTGCCGGTCACAGAGTGGAGCTGACCCACGGTTACGGTGGTGTCCGTGACCATCAGGCCGGTGGTGTTGACCTTGTCGGTCGGGTACTTGTCGAGAACGGGGTTGGTCCACTCCGCCGAGGCGCCCACGGCACCCGCCATCGCAAACGCTGCCGACATTGACCAGGGGCGTAGACGCCGCCCCCACGTCTTAAGACTTGATGCGTTGATACTAATCATCGTTGATTACTCCTTTTCGTCTCCATTGACGAATGTTGAAAATGACTGCATGACACACGTGCGTCATGCCCTCTGAACACTGATGTTTGGTTGATCAGGCGTGCTCGACGACCCAGGGCCGCGGTCCCTTGTAAACCTGGGGTTTGGGCTGGCCGTTGGGTAGCTTGTCCTGTTTCCTCGCCTTGCCCGATGAGCATCCGCAGCCCGTCTTGCAGACGTGGGGCTCGTGGCGGCTCTTCTCGTTGCGTTCCATCCCGATCAGGCGTCCCTTGTCCATCTGACGCATCCGCGGGACGGTCAGGACGCGAGTCGCTTGCTCCCCACAGATGGGGCAGGCGATCGGGGCGCTGCTGTGTGAACTCGGTCGAAACTCGTCGAAACTGCCGTGGGTGGGGCAGCAATATTCGTATAGGGGCATCGTTTTTCCTTGTGTTGGAGATTGTTGGTTCGCTGGATATCCAGTACGTCTTCGAGGTCAGACCGCCTTGGCCAGGTCGATGCCTTGCGGGATCGAGACCTTCGGGCCATCCGCATTGGGTTTGATATCGAAGTCGAAGATTTCGGTTGGGAGGGCCAACGTTGCACACGCATTAGGCACGTCAACGATGCCGCTGATTCGGCCCTCGACCGGAGCGGTGCCGAGGATGGCGTAGGCCTGCTCGCCCGTGTAGCCGAACTTCTTCATGTATTCGATCGCGTTCAGGCAAGCCTGGCGGTAGGCGATCGTTGCATCCAGGAAGTGCTGCTCGCCTTGCTCGTCGACCGAGATGCCTTCGAACATGACGTAGCTGGTGTAGTTCGGCTCAAGGGGCGAAGGCATGAAGATGGGGTTCTTCACGGCATATTTGGCCATGCCGCCCTTGATGATGTTGACCCGCAGGTCGAGGTAGCCCGCCATCTCGATTGCGCCGCAGAAGGTGATCTCACCATCGCCCTGCGAGAAGTGGATGTCGCCCATCGACAGGCCGCCGCCGTCAACGTAAACGGGGAAGAACACCTTGGAACCCTTGCTCAGGTTCTTGATGTCGCAGTTGCCGCCGTGTTCACGCGGGGGAACCGTCCGGGCGGCTTCCGCGGCAGCCGCGTCGCGGGCATCACCCTTCATGCGGCCCATGTGTGCGGTGTCGGCGTAAGGCAGAGTGGCGTAGGGCGGAACCCGCGTGGGGTCGGTATCCACCAGCCCCTTTTCCCGTTTATTCCAGGTATCGAGAAGGTCCTGGCTCGGCAGGCACCCGATGAGTCCGGGGTGCATGATGCCCGCGAACTCAACGCCGGGGATGTGACGCGAGTTCGCATAGATGCCGCTAAAGTTCCAGCAAGCTTTGCGAGCATCGGGATAATGCTGATCAAGAAAGCCGCCGCCGTTTTCAAGGGCAAAGATGCCGGTGAAGCCCCATTCCGAAGTCGGCAAAACGCCGACATCAAGGATATCCACCACGAGCAGGTCGCCGGGCTCGGCACCCTCCACTGCAACCGGGCCGCTGAGGTAGTGAACCTTCGAGAGGTCCACCACTTGGATATCCATCGCCGAGTCGTCGTCTTTGATCTGACCGCCGGTCCAGTCCACGCATTCGATGCGGAACTCGTCACCGGGTTTGACCGTAGCCACCATCGGGATATCGGGGTGCCACCGGTTGTGCAGTACATCCTGCTTTTCGGGTACCTCAGAAACATCAACTTTGATCAGCGTTTCCATATCTTTCACTTTCCATCATTCACGGACGACATACTGAGCATGTGAGGCTCACAACGAGCTTCGATCCACGCGGCTTTGTTGCTGGGTTTGGCCGTACGACAGCGATATCCGCGCGGGATAGCCTCAGAGCTCTTGGCTGGAGAAATGCATAAGACAACTGCTCGCCAAACATCGAATGCATACGCTCGTAATTGCTACGTTGCAGCCGTATTGGCCATGTACACACTCGAGGCAGTTTAGATGCGCCCCACGGTCTCGAGTGATACGTAAGTTGTCGAAACGTCTGCGGTCTCCGGCTACTACTCAATCGTCTGGTCAAACACAACCAATGGAGCCTAAGACGACGCGTCGGAGGGAGTGCATCTGGTAGTTCCGGCTACAGATGCACTTGTCGGTGACGCGTGCCGTGATCTTCGGGCGTTTCCCACATCTTTGCCGCTGGCAAGATGAGCCATAGGGAACACCTTCTGACCCGCCGATGAATATGCAAGCATGGTGCCATTTCTGATGGCCTACGTTTTCAGCCGACGCAGGCGTGAACGTTTTGCGTTGTTTTTAAGGCGTTATCGGTGTCATCAAAATTTTCAACCTTCTGTCAATTCGATTCTGAGTTCACTTGCGTTGCCCAAATACTGTCGCGCATCTATTCCCGTTGTGCACGGGTGCGCCTTAACTGCGCAGTGAGTTCCCGGATAGATGCGCGCGAATGACTCATACACGTTGTCGCCTTGTCATCGATTCTTAAAGGAATGAGGCCACCTGGCTAAGGTGCTTTCGCTCTAGCTCAAGTTTCCACTGGCCGCACCACATATATGAACCAATGTTCACACCGGCATGAAACTTGCAACAACACATTTGGCTTTCAACTCCAACACGCCTTTACTTGTTTACGACTGATTGAGGTATCCCGATGAACGTTAGGTACGCTTACTTCTTCACCGCACTGCTCGCTCTGTGTGCATCCAGCTCGGCTGATATGCAGAAAGTCTCGTCTTGGAGTCAAGACCCGGCGCAGGCATTGAAGTCTGCAGCCGAACAAGACGCGCCCTTGTTTGTCCTCATCCGTATCGAAGCCAACGGCGAGATAGACCTTGCGCCCACGCTCGCTGCTCAGATCGCAGATGAAGATTTCGGCTGGCAAGGTACGGAACTCATCTATCCCGAGGAGTCGTATTCGAACGGATCGGTGGCACACCGCGTGATCACGTGGGCTAATCGTGTAGGGGCGACGCAGCTCCCCGCTCTGTCTGTCGTTTCTCCAGAAGGCCGTCCTTGCGGGATCATTCAGGGTGATAGCCTTTCTGAACCCCATTTACTCCAAGCCGAAATCGACCGCCTGAAGCAGAACTACGAAACAAGCCAATCGGCCTTTGCAAAGGCGGAGCTGGCCAAGGGATCAGAACGTGCTGAGCAACTGCACATCGCTTTGCAGGCGATCGACGCTCCCTGCCGTGACGCCTACCACGATGTGATGCAGCAGATCGTTACGCTTGACCCGAACAATGGCTTGGGCCTCCAGTCGCAATACCAGCCTGTCCTCACCGAAGTGCTGATCGATGAGGTCATCCAGGGCGAGGTCTATCCGCTGGTGGATGCCGGGGCCTACGAACAGGCTCAGAGCATCCTGGCCCGCGTGATCCGTGACCACGTGCTCACGATCGAGCAGCACCAACTGCTTCTGGCCTTCCAAGCCCAGCTGCTCCACTCGCAGGACCGCACGCAGGAAGCGATCGCGATGATTGACGAAGCCATCGCGATCGCCAACAACACCGGGCCAGCCCACGAGAAGCTCGTGACGGCGCGGCTCCAGCTCATGGCCCAGTAGGACGTTGCAACTCAGCCTGTCGATCATCCTTGCTTGCCGATATTTGGCTATAGCGAGAAGCCATGAGCTTTCGGCTTGCACGCTTTCGCGGACAACATCAATCTGCCCACAAAGTGGATCTCTGAAACTCGGCCCACAGTTTCTTCTGGCTGGATTTCTACTCTTGATCTCTGAAAGGAGGCAGTTCCGGCGGCAGGACTCGGCGATGCGGCTCTTCCAGCGATTCCAGGAAAGCGACCAGGTCATTGAGTTCCGAGTCGGTTAGATTCAACTCGTGAAGTAGGGGGGAGTTCTTGGGCAGAAGCGGATCGTTGGGGCGGTTCTTCTTGGCCCTCGGCTCGATCATGCCGCCGTTGTAGGCCCGAACGGTGACCATCAACGACTCGAACAAACCGTGGTGCATGTAGGGCCCGGTCCGTGAGATGTGGCGGAGCGGGGGCGTCTTGAACTTGCCCGAGTCCTGCGGATCAAGGGTGACGTGATACGCTCCAAGGTCTTCGCGCGGGGTGCCGTACAGCGAGAGGCCGGTGGTGTGGAGTTTGTTGTCCGACAGCAGCGGGCCGTGGTGGCAGTTCATGCACATGGCCTTGGTGCGGAACAGGTGCAGGCCACGCAACGCCGCATCAGATAGGGCATCAGGTCGGCCTTTGAGGAAGCGATCGAAATTGCTTCGGCCTCCGTTAATCGTCCGGACAAAGGTGGCGACCGCCTTGGTGATCGCATCGATGGTGACTTCGTCCTGGCCGAAGACCTCTTGGACCTTCTCGCGGTATTCGGGGATATCGTTGATGAAGCGGGCCACCTCATCGCCGACGCCGTGCATTTCGTTGGCGTTTTCGATGACCTTGAGCGTCAGGTCTTCAAGCGAATCGGCACGGCCATCCCAGAACAAGACATCCATATGACCGGAGTTCATCGCCGACGGCGCATTGCGTTGAAGCTCCAGCCGTTGCCGGCCAAACGACACGGTCCGCCCATCAGCCCAGCCCAGATCCGGGTCGTGGCAAGAAGCACACGCCATCTCGCCACTGGCTGAGAGCCTGGGGTCATAGAACAGCTGTCGGCCGAGCTCGGCCTTTTCTTTGGTGTAAGGGTTGTCTTCAGGAAACTCGACGTCCGGCAACAACCCCAGTTCCACCGCATCCACCCCCTCATCCACGATCATCACAGGCCATTCAGCGGACGGTTTGGAATAAGCTTCGCGGAGTTCTTCGGCTTCAAGAACTGCCGATGAGTCCGTAGAGTCGGAGCCACCCGCAAAGTTTACGCCGAACAGGATTATCAGAGATAATGCCGCAGGTACACTAGCTAAACGCATGTGAATTGCCCGATTCAATATTGTGACCAATAAAGATAACTATCGGAAATCCGTTACCGTTTCACGCAAAGCTGCAGAGCCATCTAAGAAAGAGGCGTTGACCGCGCCGAAATTGGAAACTTGACCATTGGTGTGTGGCTCATTGGGAGTTTCAAAGGGTGCGTATGCAACGCCTGGTGCGGCAGGTGGTAATGGGAATGGGCCGTAGCCTAGCCAGTTGGGATTGCCTGAATTGGCGTCAATCGTCATTTGATTATGAGCGGGGGCAGCTGCGGTGTCCCGGTTTCCCTGGGCATACCAATAACGACCAGGTCGATTTCTGTACTCAATCTCTTCATATGGATTTGAGCCAATATCCTGATCTCGGTTAGAGGCATTAAGATCCGCTGGACGAACCGCAGGGCGAACCAAATATGTATTCCCGTAATCTTGCATTTCTGGAATGGCAGACGGGCATATCCAAGCTTGGCCGGAACCCACCATATGGTTCCCTTTCTCCAGGGCAGCTGCAGCCCCCATAGCGTTCTCAACTCCTGTGATAAGAGGAGTTTGGTGCGAAGTGGCAGGGAAAGCTTGACCTGGAGCGATGTTATAAGAGTGGTAGCCGACCTGGACACCGCTTGGTAGGAAACCCTTGTAATCCACGGCATAGGTCGCACCGCCTTGGAAGATGCTGCGAACATTGGCAAGGCAGGCGATTTGACGTCCTTGAGCTCGGGCCTTGCCCAATGCGGGTAGAAGGATGCCTATGAGTAGTGCGATGATACTGATCACCACCAGCAACTCGATCAGAGTAAACGCACGCTGGGCCATAGGCCTACGGAATCCACGCAATATCAAAGGGGCTGGTGTCATCAATGGTGGGGTGACCTACGCTTGAAGGGGAGGTCAAAGGTAGGGGAAAGTCGTTTTTAATTGCAGGCTACGGGATAACCCCTTAGGATAAGGTGTTGGGAAATGTATGACAAGCCTAAACTTAATGAGTTGAATCAATAAATTCTTTAACGACTTAAGCGTTGCCCGCCGAACGGAATGAGAGAAAAGAAGGTTCATATGCTGATCAAGAATCGCGTTACCACTAACGTTAGGCGGTCCGGATGTCTCTCGGCCACCGTCATTGCAGGCTTATGTGCCGCTTCGGTAGAAGCTCAGTTTTTGAATAGCGGTCCGGTCTCTTCAAGTGTGCCCATGCGCCTGATCGGTGACGACGATGTCTTTCCGGAGGCCTCGGTTTCGTCACTTGGTGGGTCACCAAGGATTTCGTCCAACGGCGAGGTTGCCGTCCGAGTTCGTACTTCCTTTCTTGATACCAGTACTTTTCAGACGGTTTCGATTGACCGCTTCTACGGCGGCGACCCCGCTTCACCGGGTGTAGTCCTGCTTGAGAACACAGGAACAACCGCCACCACCGCGCTCGGCATCGGCCAGTTCAACTCAGCCGGACAACTCGGCTACAGCGCCAAGCTATCCACCGGTGCTCGTTTTGAACCCGATGGCATTTTCCTCGATGACACCCTGCTGGTCGCCGAAAGCACCGCGGTCCCCGTTTCCGCGGGCCTCAGCGCCGGGGCCAATTTCGGCGACGGCACGACCGGGCTCCGCTTTGTCGATATCGCCGACGACGGCGACGTGTTTTTCCTCGGTGAATACACCACCAACAAGACCGGCACGGTCAACTCGCCCGGCTCGACCCTCGACGGCCGCATGGGGCCGATCCTGGATCAGGCGTTGTTCCGCTACGACTTCGCCACCGGCAATTACAGCACCGTCCTGAACTCCGGCGACACCATCATCGACCCCGGTGCGTCTAACTACACCGTCGGTGCCTCCCAAATCGATAATAGCAGTGGCTATGAGGTCGAGCCGATTAACTCGGCATCCGTGTCCACCGACGGCAACAACTACGCGGTCCGGATCGATGTTAACCCGATCTCCAACGTGCTCAACGTCGACGGCATCACCGAGCGTCTTGCCGTGAACGGTACGTTTGCCACGTTCTCCGACGGCTCGCCCATCACCGAAGAAATCATCGCCCCGGTGGCGTTTGGCGGTGACGGGGTGAACGCGGTCATCGAGAGCATCAACACCTTCGACGTCAACAACAATGGCGACTACGCCGTGTCGCTGACGCTGGGTAACCCCACCCTCAACTCCTTTGAGGACCCCGATGCGACCAACGTTCTGATCGTCAATGGCGAGTTGGTCTTCAACAGCCAAAACACCTCGGCCATCGAAAACGTGACCCTCAACAACGACGGCGATATCGCGTTTACCTTCGAAGAGTCGATCGTCGTCAACGGCAGCACCGTCCTTGTCCCCGGCGACAGCACCAGCAACGGCACGCTCTTCGACCTCACCGGTGGTATCGACTTGTCCGACCGCGACGACAGCGAATCCGCCACCCTCGCGTTGCTCGGACGCAGCAACGTCACCGGCGGAACCAATCGTGCGTTCTTCACCATGGAAATCGATTGGCCCGCGATCTTGCTGGGTGATTACAACCAGAACGGCGTCGTCGACGCCGCCGACTACACCGTCTGGGCCGACAGCTTTGGTTCGATGGTCGACCTGGATGCCGACGGCAACGGAAACGGCGTCGTGGACGCGGCGGACTATACGGTTTGGCAAGACAACTTCGGCAACACGCTGAATGGGCAATCGAACACCATTGTCATCCCCGAGCCTGCGATGGGGGTGGTCTTGACCTGGGGGATTGCGTTGCTGTCCTTCCGCCGTTCGCAACGCAAGGCTTGATCGTTCAACTTGCGTGGCTTTTTACAATGGGCACGTCCCTTGCGATACCTATCCCTGGATACTCGAATTTAGCACAATTTTTGATTCAGCTGAGTCGTTCGTGATCGTCCCATATCGCGAACCGAGCTAGAATACGGGTATGCAAAGATCATATGCCCGCCCCCGAATGACCTCTCCTTCAACTGGCGGGTTGTGTTTTCTTTCACTTTTCCTGTTGCTCTCGATTTGTTTTTCATTCGGATGTGCAGCCACCGACACAAGCCACCAGAAGTCCGCATCGGGCTTGCAGGCTATCTGGGATTCCACACGGGTTTTCATCGAGCCCGATCAGCTGCAGCAGGTGTTGGATGAGCCGCAGCTCGTGTTGCTTCATGTCGGACACGGCGAACGAGGCTACCGGCTTGGGCATATCCCTGGGGCCCGCTACGTGGACTTCAAGGAGATCATAGAACTCGAGCGTGATGGATTGAAATCCGAATTGCCCAACCCTGAAGACTTCCAGAAGCGTGTCACAGCCTGGGGTATCGGCGAGGATTCGGCCGTGGTGCTTTATGGAGACGCGGCGGGCGTTTTCCCTTCACGCCTCTATGTCACCATGCAGCATTATGGTTGCGGTGACCGGGTTCGTCTGCTCAATGGCCATCTCCGCGGTTGGGTGGTCCAGGAAAGTGAATTGGATACGAGTGATTCGGCTGCTAGTGATTCGACTTTGCCCGGCGTGTCATTGACGATACTGCACGAGGGGGTTTCGGGCGTCATCGCCAGCACCGCAGACATCGACCGTGCGGTTGAAAGAGGCGAAACCACAATGCTTGATGTCCGCCCGGAAGATCAATACGCGGGGCTTAAAAGGGGGCCAGGCGTAAAGGAACCCGGACAGATCCCGGGGGCGGTGAATATGCCGTTGCAGCAAATGGTGACCGGGGTCAAGCCGCCCTGGCTCGTGAATCGAGATCAACTCAAGGCCGAGCTGTTAGCGATTGGAGTCGAACCAAACCGCCCGGTGGTGGTTTACGACGCACAGGGTATGCACTCCGCGCTCGCCTTCGCAGTGCTGAAGGAACTGGGTTATCGCGTTTCTCTTTATGACGCGGGGTATGCAGCCTGGTCCAAAAGGTAGATGTAGGCCACTATTCAACTGCGTGACGCCGTATCGATAGGCGAGATCAATATCTTGTGGCAAGATTCTCCTCGAGAATCGGTTCCACCTTGTGGGAT
Protein-coding regions in this window:
- the urtB gene encoding urea ABC transporter permease subunit UrtB, which translates into the protein MELLAFISMFEGYTGEEIRAIFIMQGFSGLSMFSVFLLMALGLAIIFGQMKVINMAHGEFLTIGAYTTVFISDWAVESAPGFLPYYFPFAMLAAFGVAFLMGYLVEIGFIRFLYKRPLDTLLATWGLSMILQQIFRLTFGAREDSAVMPDWLMGSWAASDMVDIPINGMFLLGTSIFMTVLVWLLMARSRWGLRVRATVQNREMAAATGINTKRTDRMTFALGCGIAGIAGAAFTTIGSVSPSAGSLYIVDTFIVVVFGGAGSLIGTILAAFSIAQAQSILEFFLDGVLAKVFILLTVVGILMLRPQGLVVSKIRKP
- a CDS encoding sulfurtransferase gives rise to the protein MTSPSTGGLCFLSLFLLLSICFSFGCAATDTSHQKSASGLQAIWDSTRVFIEPDQLQQVLDEPQLVLLHVGHGERGYRLGHIPGARYVDFKEIIELERDGLKSELPNPEDFQKRVTAWGIGEDSAVVLYGDAAGVFPSRLYVTMQHYGCGDRVRLLNGHLRGWVVQESELDTSDSAASDSTLPGVSLTILHEGVSGVIASTADIDRAVERGETTMLDVRPEDQYAGLKRGPGVKEPGQIPGAVNMPLQQMVTGVKPPWLVNRDQLKAELLAIGVEPNRPVVVYDAQGMHSALAFAVLKELGYRVSLYDAGYAAWSKR
- the urtC gene encoding urea ABC transporter permease subunit UrtC; amino-acid sequence: MLVLAALLLIIFPIFLDTFRLNLMGRYLSLAFVAIALVLCWGYGGILSLGQGVFWGLGGYCMAAFLKLEAARNIANEAGTDQINALTTVGLPDFMDWNQITELPWFWYPFKNFPLTLALMFLIPTVLAYIIGVAMFKRRVSGVYFAIITQALCWIMELLFVTRQGWTGGINGITDLRTLLGWDFMNGEHWTGQRLVYFITVIMIGVCIILGRLILTSKLGKLLVALRDTEDRVRFSGYDVASFKTFIFCIAAAMSALGGGLFVMNVGFMSPKLVTIEPSIYMVIFCAVGGRMSLIGAVYGTLVVSYGRTYFSEQFPELWLFALGGVFILVTVIFPKGLAGIVESATPWLGKVFSKTGEQQGSQPPAEAVGT
- the fmdA gene encoding formamidase, with translation METLIKVDVSEVPEKQDVLHNRWHPDIPMVATVKPGDEFRIECVDWTGGQIKDDDSAMDIQVVDLSKVHYLSGPVAVEGAEPGDLLVVDILDVGVLPTSEWGFTGIFALENGGGFLDQHYPDARKACWNFSGIYANSRHIPGVEFAGIMHPGLIGCLPSQDLLDTWNKREKGLVDTDPTRVPPYATLPYADTAHMGRMKGDARDAAAAEAARTVPPREHGGNCDIKNLSKGSKVFFPVYVDGGGLSMGDIHFSQGDGEITFCGAIEMAGYLDLRVNIIKGGMAKYAVKNPIFMPSPLEPNYTSYVMFEGISVDEQGEQHFLDATIAYRQACLNAIEYMKKFGYTGEQAYAILGTAPVEGRISGIVDVPNACATLALPTEIFDFDIKPNADGPKVSIPQGIDLAKAV
- the urtA gene encoding urea ABC transporter substrate-binding protein; its protein translation is MAGAVGASAEWTNPVLDKYPTDKVNTTGLMVTDTTVTVGQLHSVTGTMAISETGSVEAERLAIKQINDMGGVLGRKIEIIQEDGASDWPTFAEKARKLLVSDKVGTVFGCWTSASRKAVLPIFEKENGMLYYPTFYEGLEASKNVIYTGQEATQQILWGLDWAHEEKGAKTFFLIGSDYIWPRTSNKIARIHIERFLKGCKVVGEEYYPLGHTQFGSLINKVKLKKPDCIYSIIVGGSNVAWYKQLNAAGITADSLAKRGQILLTISTTEDEILGIGGANVEGFYACMKYFQSLDNENNKKFVAAFKEMWGSDSVIGDVTQAAYLGPWLWKATVEKAGSFDIDAISAASGGVEFKEAPEGYVRIHDTNNHLWSKARIGKMLANGQFEVIAESPELIEPNPFPEGYK
- a CDS encoding zinc ribbon domain-containing protein — translated: MPLYEYCCPTHGSFDEFRPSSHSSAPIACPICGEQATRVLTVPRMRQMDKGRLIGMERNEKSRHEPHVCKTGCGCSSGKARKQDKLPNGQPKPQVYKGPRPWVVEHA
- a CDS encoding cytochrome-c peroxidase; this encodes MIVDEGVDAVELGLLPDVEFPEDNPYTKEKAELGRQLFYDPRLSASGEMACASCHDPDLGWADGRTVSFGRQRLELQRNAPSAMNSGHMDVLFWDGRADSLEDLTLKVIENANEMHGVGDEVARFINDIPEYREKVQEVFGQDEVTIDAITKAVATFVRTINGGRSNFDRFLKGRPDALSDAALRGLHLFRTKAMCMNCHHGPLLSDNKLHTTGLSLYGTPREDLGAYHVTLDPQDSGKFKTPPLRHISRTGPYMHHGLFESLMVTVRAYNGGMIEPRAKKNRPNDPLLPKNSPLLHELNLTDSELNDLVAFLESLEEPHRRVLPPELPPFRDQE
- a CDS encoding type II secretion system protein; amino-acid sequence: MAQRAFTLIELLVVISIIALLIGILLPALGKARAQGRQIACLANVRSIFQGGATYAVDYKGFLPSGVQVGYHSYNIAPGQAFPATSHQTPLITGVENAMGAAAALEKGNHMVGSGQAWICPSAIPEMQDYGNTYLVRPAVRPADLNASNRDQDIGSNPYEEIEYRNRPGRYWYAQGNRDTAAAPAHNQMTIDANSGNPNWLGYGPFPLPPAAPGVAYAPFETPNEPHTNGQVSNFGAVNASFLDGSAALRETVTDFR